A genomic window from Anthocerotibacter panamensis C109 includes:
- the rppA gene encoding two-component system response regulator RppA: MTKILLVEDDLRILAVLKRDLQFERYTVDVAQDGEEGWDYLSQFVYDLVILDVMLPKLDGLGLCSRMRRQGLGVPVLMLTARDTTLDKVQGLDAGADDYLAKPFELTELHARIRSLLRRHDPQRKPTLEQGLIVLDPANKLVLVLGTRVDLTAKEYMLLEHFLRHPNQVFSRDQLIERLWNWDETPGSDVVKAHLKGLRRKLKEAGATDPIEAVHGLGYRLSAGV, from the coding sequence ATGACCAAAATTCTGCTGGTGGAAGATGACCTTCGGATTCTCGCTGTGCTCAAGCGCGACCTCCAGTTCGAGCGCTACACCGTGGATGTGGCCCAGGATGGGGAAGAAGGCTGGGACTACCTGAGCCAGTTTGTCTATGATCTAGTCATCCTCGATGTGATGTTACCCAAACTAGACGGTCTGGGGCTGTGTTCGCGGATGCGCCGCCAAGGGCTTGGCGTTCCCGTACTGATGCTCACCGCCCGAGACACGACGCTGGATAAAGTCCAGGGATTGGATGCTGGGGCGGATGATTATCTCGCTAAACCCTTTGAGCTGACGGAACTACACGCCCGCATACGCTCCTTGCTGCGGCGTCACGACCCCCAGCGCAAGCCCACCCTTGAACAGGGTTTGATTGTCTTAGACCCGGCAAACAAGCTCGTCCTGGTTCTCGGGACAAGGGTGGACCTCACCGCCAAAGAATATATGCTCTTGGAGCACTTTCTGCGGCACCCCAACCAAGTTTTCAGCCGTGACCAGTTAATTGAACGTCTTTGGAACTGGGATGAGACTCCAGGCAGCGATGTGGTCAAGGCTCATCTCAAGGGGCTCCGGCGAAAACTCAAAGAAGCCGGGGCCACCGACCCAATCGAGGCTGTTCATGGACTGGGTTATCGGCTGAGTGCTGGGGTTTAA
- a CDS encoding nitrate reductase associated protein yields MTDLFHFEADFVDSLRCIPMVVRLKLDTCGIKLKLAHWYQLTPAERQQLVDLPCATGPEIDWYRTRLSALLLERTGTPAMLVEATPLWLAPTVPETVQAQAKHLGVAIHQEQWATLTPLQRFALLKLSRASHENQNFLPALREFGLVPCSEPEF; encoded by the coding sequence ATGACCGACTTGTTTCACTTTGAAGCGGATTTTGTGGATTCCCTGCGCTGCATTCCAATGGTGGTGCGTCTAAAGCTCGACACCTGCGGGATCAAGCTCAAGTTGGCCCACTGGTATCAACTAACGCCCGCCGAACGCCAACAATTGGTGGATCTGCCCTGTGCTACCGGACCTGAAATTGACTGGTACCGGACACGGTTGAGCGCCCTGCTCCTAGAACGTACTGGCACGCCAGCAATGCTCGTGGAAGCCACACCCCTCTGGTTAGCGCCAACAGTACCCGAGACGGTTCAAGCTCAAGCCAAGCATCTGGGTGTTGCTATTCATCAGGAACAGTGGGCTACGCTCACTCCGCTTCAGCGCTTCGCCTTGCTCAAGTTAAGCCGTGCCAGTCATGAGAACCAAAACTTTCTGCCTGCGCTCCGGGAATTTGGCCTTGTGCCATGCTCAGAGCCTGAGTTCTGA
- a CDS encoding DUF1350 family protein, with protein MQGAVLCLVPDWIGGGNLAKKPCLLKPIYHSWIAIHPQPKGIIQFIGGAFFGSFPTFFYTYLLEKLYEGGYTVIAYPYQFTFDHWPVAIDLLREQYLVREAIIYEIIAHAREYGLDPEPLLAPYLKESNFFWLGHSLGCKYIMLLEILSSHRSSEKFLEELQEFVTCKIDQKQIQQILSAVEPLDRARINVEQSLSRVLKRPISLSKLFITDQSSVLMAPDIADTSSAIPIPSLAKLMDALGLGVVPTKAQTKCLIEQDSYFNLSSLVAFADDTIAGSLTAQGSDVAWFAGELSEDKAFKPLIKELPGEHLAPLGFGFGDYVVNFLGTWLQKETERPLEPVVLDFLAILAARTRLF; from the coding sequence TTGCAAGGAGCAGTGCTCTGCCTGGTTCCTGATTGGATTGGTGGAGGAAACTTGGCGAAGAAACCTTGCTTATTAAAACCCATTTACCACAGTTGGATTGCCATCCATCCTCAACCAAAAGGGATTATTCAGTTTATTGGAGGGGCTTTTTTTGGTAGTTTTCCTACTTTTTTTTATACCTATCTCTTAGAGAAATTATATGAGGGGGGCTACACTGTTATTGCTTATCCATATCAGTTTACTTTTGACCATTGGCCCGTGGCAATTGACCTATTACGCGAACAATATCTCGTGCGTGAGGCGATCATTTATGAAATTATAGCCCACGCCCGCGAATACGGGCTTGACCCTGAGCCTCTTCTGGCACCCTACCTGAAGGAATCCAATTTTTTCTGGCTGGGTCACAGTCTCGGCTGCAAATATATTATGCTACTGGAGATTCTGAGTTCCCATAGAAGCTCTGAAAAATTTTTAGAGGAACTACAGGAATTTGTCACATGTAAAATCGATCAAAAGCAAATCCAGCAAATCCTTAGCGCAGTAGAACCTCTTGACCGGGCACGAATAAACGTTGAACAATCCCTGAGCCGAGTCCTTAAGCGTCCGATTAGCTTGAGTAAGCTCTTTATCACAGACCAATCTTCTGTGCTTATGGCTCCTGACATCGCAGATACAAGCAGCGCAATTCCGATTCCTTCTCTAGCAAAGCTTATGGATGCGTTAGGGCTGGGTGTGGTGCCGACCAAGGCACAGACCAAATGCCTGATCGAGCAGGATTCATACTTCAATCTTTCTTCTTTGGTCGCTTTTGCCGACGATACGATTGCCGGGAGTTTAACCGCTCAGGGGAGTGATGTGGCCTGGTTTGCTGGGGAACTGTCCGAGGACAAAGCCTTTAAGCCCTTGATTAAGGAACTTCCGGGCGAGCATCTAGCCCCCTTAGGGTTTGGTTTTGGGGATTATGTAGTCAATTTTTTGGGCACTTGGCTTCAAAAAGAAACAGAGCGCCCATTAGAGCCTGTGGTGCTCGATTTCCTTGCCATTCTGGCAGCACGTACCCGTCTGTTCTAG